One Thiocapsa bogorovii DNA segment encodes these proteins:
- a CDS encoding LPS-assembly lipoprotein LptE produces the protein MPLDPRDLCPDPGREYQAGTSIHAPAVGDPAPASLPWLRPWARTAFLLILGLICLAQLGCGFRLRGVVEIPAELNPVYIQAAGNSPVREALVDQLAGSDVALAATAGEARLILRILSEGRRSQVVAVDTGGRVLAYELHYLLSYDAVTPDGVQKVPAQSLDLVRNFDNPDVEVLGKQLEEALIYEDFARDAADRILMRLRVTLL, from the coding sequence ATGCCCCTCGATCCCCGTGATCTTTGCCCCGACCCCGGGCGCGAGTATCAGGCCGGCACTTCCATCCATGCCCCGGCTGTCGGGGACCCGGCGCCTGCATCGCTCCCCTGGCTCAGGCCGTGGGCGCGGACGGCCTTTCTTCTGATCCTGGGTCTGATCTGTCTCGCTCAGCTCGGCTGCGGTTTTCGTTTGCGCGGTGTCGTCGAGATCCCGGCCGAGCTGAATCCGGTCTACATCCAGGCCGCCGGCAATTCGCCCGTGCGCGAAGCCCTCGTCGACCAGCTCGCGGGCAGCGACGTGGCGCTGGCTGCAACGGCGGGCGAGGCGCGGCTGATTCTGCGCATCCTCTCCGAGGGTCGGCGCTCGCAGGTGGTTGCTGTCGACACGGGCGGTCGGGTCTTGGCATACGAGCTTCATTATCTGCTGAGCTACGATGCCGTCACGCCAGACGGCGTGCAGAAGGTGCCGGCCCAGTCGCTCGATCTGGTCCGCAACTTCGACAATCCGGACGTGGAGGTGCTCGGCAAACAGCTCGAGGAGGCGCTGATCTACGAGGATTTCGCGCGCGACGCCGCGGATCGGATCCTGATGCGTCTGCGAGTGACGCTGCTCTGA
- the holA gene encoding DNA polymerase III subunit delta, giving the protein MRLRFNQLQDALSRGLAPLYLVCGDEPYQLGEAARLIREAARRQGFAEREVLDQDASFDWHALAASADAMSLFSSRKLIELRIGTAKLGKDGGAAVRAYCDRPCPDNLLLIIAPELDRKELQSQWAKRVESVGALVQVWPLKGRELVQWLGQRLQAVGLQPGPGVAELLAERAEGNLLAAVQEIEKQRLLRDPGPLDLADLLGNLADSARFDLFSLTDAALSGDRARTQRVLSVLRAEGTADVLVLWVLARELRTLAEAAVVRAGGARAPGAGDARMPPQRFAAMERALSRLSPTLLRALLHQCSLVDQSIKGLAVGDPWHRLAVVADALAAGGFRAGRPIPQR; this is encoded by the coding sequence ATGCGACTGCGCTTCAACCAACTCCAAGACGCCTTGTCCCGCGGTCTGGCCCCGCTGTACCTGGTCTGCGGGGACGAGCCCTATCAGCTCGGCGAGGCGGCGCGTCTGATCCGCGAGGCGGCTCGCCGTCAGGGGTTCGCCGAGCGCGAGGTCCTGGATCAGGACGCCTCGTTCGACTGGCATGCCTTGGCTGCCTCCGCGGACGCCATGTCGCTCTTCTCCTCGCGCAAACTCATCGAGCTGCGCATCGGTACGGCGAAGCTCGGCAAGGACGGGGGTGCCGCGGTTCGCGCCTATTGCGATCGGCCCTGCCCGGACAACCTGCTGCTGATCATCGCGCCCGAGCTCGATCGCAAGGAGCTGCAGAGCCAGTGGGCGAAGCGGGTCGAGTCGGTCGGCGCGCTGGTTCAGGTCTGGCCCCTGAAAGGACGCGAGCTGGTCCAGTGGCTCGGACAGCGCCTACAGGCGGTCGGGCTCCAGCCGGGGCCGGGCGTGGCCGAGCTGCTGGCCGAGCGTGCCGAAGGCAACCTGTTGGCGGCGGTGCAGGAGATCGAAAAGCAGCGTCTGCTGCGGGATCCGGGACCGCTCGATCTCGCCGATCTGCTCGGGAACCTCGCCGACAGTGCCCGTTTCGACCTCTTTTCGCTGACCGATGCGGCCTTGTCGGGAGACCGCGCGCGGACCCAGCGGGTGCTCTCGGTCCTGCGCGCGGAAGGAACCGCGGATGTTCTGGTGCTCTGGGTCTTGGCGCGGGAGCTTCGGACCCTGGCCGAAGCGGCCGTCGTACGTGCGGGCGGCGCGCGTGCGCCGGGTGCGGGGGATGCGCGCATGCCGCCGCAGCGTTTTGCGGCAATGGAGCGCGCCTTGTCGCGTCTGTCGCCGACCCTGCTGCGTGCGTTGCTGCATCAGTGTTCGCTGGTCGATCAGTCGATCAAGGGGCTCGCTGTCGGCGACCCTTGGCACCGTCTGGCGGTGGTCGCCGATGCCTTGGCCGCCGGCGGTTTTCGAGCCGGTCGGCCGATCCCGCAGCGCTGA
- a CDS encoding glutamate-5-semialdehyde dehydrogenase, giving the protein MSERQITDIDAYMSDLGRRARAASRALARATTRQKNNALSAIADAIDRRRDAIAAANRIDLEQGAAKGLDAALLDRLELTEGRIDTMIEGLRQIAALPDPIGAITDLDYRPSGIQVGRMRVPLGVVGIIYESRPNVTADAAGLCLKSGNATLLRGGSEAFESNQAIAACIGQGLVEAGLPADGVQVVATTDRAAVGAMIAMPEFVDVIIPRGGKGLIERISREARVPVIKHLDGICHVFIDAHADSDKAFAIAINAKTQRYGTCNTMETLLVDESVAASILPRLAAAYREKGVELRGCARTLEILPEAIAATEADWDTEYLAPILAIRVVSGLDAAMDHIAAHGSAHTDAIVTEDYSRARRFLREVDSSSVMVNASTRFADGFEYGLGAEIGISTDKFHARGPVGLEGLTSVKFVVLGDGEVRT; this is encoded by the coding sequence ATGAGCGAACGACAGATCACCGATATCGACGCCTATATGTCAGACCTCGGACGCCGAGCCCGTGCCGCGTCGCGCGCTCTGGCTCGGGCGACGACCCGCCAAAAGAACAACGCCCTCTCGGCGATCGCCGATGCGATCGATCGTCGGCGCGACGCCATCGCCGCCGCCAACCGGATAGACCTCGAGCAGGGTGCGGCCAAGGGCCTGGACGCCGCGCTGCTGGATCGGCTCGAGCTGACCGAGGGGCGTATCGACACCATGATCGAGGGGCTGCGCCAGATCGCAGCCCTGCCGGATCCGATCGGCGCCATCACGGATCTGGATTACCGCCCCTCCGGTATTCAGGTCGGCCGCATGCGTGTGCCGCTGGGTGTCGTCGGCATCATCTACGAGTCGCGGCCGAACGTGACCGCGGATGCCGCCGGGCTCTGTCTGAAGTCGGGCAATGCGACCCTCTTGCGCGGTGGCTCCGAGGCCTTCGAGTCGAACCAGGCAATCGCGGCCTGTATCGGGCAGGGTTTGGTCGAGGCTGGTCTGCCCGCCGACGGGGTGCAGGTGGTTGCCACGACCGACCGCGCGGCGGTTGGTGCCATGATCGCCATGCCCGAGTTCGTCGACGTCATCATCCCCCGCGGCGGCAAGGGCCTGATCGAGCGGATCAGCCGCGAGGCGCGGGTCCCGGTCATCAAGCATCTCGACGGCATCTGTCACGTCTTCATCGACGCCCATGCGGATTCGGACAAGGCGTTCGCCATCGCCATAAACGCCAAGACGCAGCGTTACGGCACCTGCAATACCATGGAGACCCTCTTGGTGGACGAGTCCGTCGCGGCGAGCATCCTGCCGCGCCTGGCGGCCGCCTATCGGGAGAAGGGCGTCGAGCTGCGGGGATGCGCGCGCACCCTCGAGATCCTGCCCGAGGCGATCGCCGCGACCGAGGCCGACTGGGATACCGAGTATTTGGCCCCGATCCTGGCCATTCGGGTCGTCTCCGGGCTCGATGCGGCCATGGATCACATCGCCGCGCACGGCTCTGCCCATACGGATGCGATCGTCACCGAGGATTACAGCCGTGCTCGACGCTTCCTGCGCGAGGTGGATTCCAGCTCCGTGATGGTCAACGCATCGACGCGCTTTGCCGACGGATTCGAGTACGGCCTGGGCGCGGAGATCGGGATCAGCACGGACAAGTTTCACGCGCGCGGTCCGGTCGGGCTCGAGGGGCTGACCTCGGTGAAGTTCGTGGTGCTGGGAGACGGCGAGGTCCGCACCTGA
- the nadD gene encoding nicotinate-nucleotide adenylyltransferase, translating to MIGVLGGTFDPIHFGHLRPALDCLQALALDEIRLIPLNVAVHRAPPVASSALRLAMLEAAIAGQPGFVADPREIERPGGSYTYDTLISLRAELGRERPLCLLIGADAFAGFPGWHRPADILDLAHLVVMQRPGASVAPDPALQALCAGRISDRAGDLAETSAGRILFHEVTQIDVSATHVRELVRQGLSPRWLLPDAVISIITREGLYR from the coding sequence ATGATCGGCGTCCTCGGCGGCACCTTCGACCCCATCCATTTCGGACATCTGCGTCCGGCGCTCGATTGTCTTCAGGCGCTCGCTCTGGACGAAATCCGGCTCATCCCGCTCAATGTCGCGGTGCATCGTGCGCCGCCGGTCGCCTCCTCGGCGCTTCGTTTGGCCATGTTGGAGGCCGCGATCGCCGGGCAGCCGGGCTTCGTCGCGGACCCCCGCGAGATCGAGCGGCCGGGTGGCTCCTACACCTACGACACCCTGATCTCGCTGCGCGCCGAGCTGGGTCGGGAACGCCCCCTGTGTCTGCTCATCGGCGCCGATGCCTTCGCTGGCTTCCCGGGTTGGCATCGCCCGGCCGATATACTGGACTTGGCGCACCTCGTGGTCATGCAGCGACCGGGTGCATCGGTCGCGCCGGACCCTGCACTGCAGGCATTGTGCGCAGGGCGTATCAGCGACCGGGCCGGCGACTTGGCAGAGACGTCGGCCGGCCGCATCCTCTTTCATGAGGTCACGCAGATCGATGTCTCGGCCACCCATGTGCGCGAGCTGGTGCGGCAGGGTCTGAGTCCCCGCTGGCTGCTGCCCGATGCGGTGATCTCGATCATCACGCGGGAAGGTTTGTATCGGTGA
- the rsfS gene encoding ribosome silencing factor, whose translation MQLETLRELVVDTLTDMKARDIEVMDVRGKTAITDYMIVASGTSDRHVKAIAETVAYKSKEAGETPLGLEGVTEGEWALVDLNGVVVHVMLPKVRDFYNLEKLWAAPAVVAKVAAVPV comes from the coding sequence ATGCAGCTTGAGACACTTCGGGAACTGGTCGTCGACACGCTTACCGACATGAAGGCCCGCGACATCGAGGTCATGGACGTGCGGGGCAAGACCGCGATCACGGACTATATGATCGTCGCGTCCGGCACCTCGGATCGGCATGTGAAGGCCATCGCGGAGACCGTGGCCTACAAGTCGAAAGAGGCGGGCGAGACCCCGCTGGGTCTGGAGGGCGTCACCGAGGGCGAGTGGGCCCTGGTAGACCTCAACGGGGTCGTGGTGCATGTCATGCTCCCCAAGGTGCGTGACTTCTACAATCTCGAAAAGCTTTGGGCCGCACCGGCTGTGGTTGCGAAGGTCGCCGCCGTTCCCGTTTAG
- a CDS encoding helix-turn-helix transcriptional regulator — protein MDRFDRIFELNRILQAARHPVSRQRLQEALECSRATIKRLIEDMRLHLNAPIVYDRDHNGYKYDLADGAMYELPGLWFNASELHALLTVQQLLTSVEPGLLDPHLKPLQKRIGDLLELQRPGFDGLSARVRIMQVGARRGGRHFQTVAGALAQHQRLWIRYFNRGDDRHSDREVSPQRLTYYRDNWYLDAWCHLREGLRTFALDAIQTARPLPTTALSVANEDLDRHFAVSYGIFAGAPQQTAVLRFSAERARWVAKEQWHRDQAGLFLEDGRYELRIPYSNALELTMDVLRYGPDVEVVEPSILRDLVRDRLAAALARYG, from the coding sequence GTGGACCGCTTCGACCGGATCTTCGAGCTCAACCGCATCCTTCAGGCGGCTCGACATCCGGTCTCGCGGCAGCGGTTGCAGGAGGCACTCGAGTGCTCGCGCGCGACCATCAAGCGCCTCATCGAGGATATGCGTCTGCATCTGAATGCCCCGATCGTTTACGACCGAGATCACAACGGCTACAAGTACGATCTGGCCGACGGGGCGATGTACGAACTGCCCGGTCTGTGGTTCAACGCCTCCGAGCTGCATGCCCTGCTGACCGTGCAGCAGCTCTTGACGAGCGTCGAGCCGGGTCTGCTCGATCCACATCTCAAGCCCCTGCAGAAACGCATCGGCGATCTCCTCGAGCTGCAACGCCCCGGGTTCGACGGGCTTTCGGCTCGGGTTCGGATCATGCAGGTGGGCGCACGCCGCGGCGGTCGCCACTTTCAGACGGTGGCCGGTGCCTTGGCCCAGCACCAGCGGCTGTGGATCCGCTATTTCAATCGCGGCGACGATCGGCACAGCGACCGCGAGGTCTCGCCCCAGCGACTCACCTACTACCGCGACAACTGGTATCTCGACGCTTGGTGTCACCTGCGCGAGGGTCTGAGGACCTTCGCCCTGGATGCGATCCAGACCGCGCGTCCTCTGCCCACGACCGCCTTGTCGGTGGCGAACGAGGATCTCGATCGACACTTCGCCGTTTCCTACGGGATCTTCGCCGGCGCGCCGCAGCAGACCGCGGTGCTGCGATTCAGCGCCGAGCGCGCCCGTTGGGTGGCGAAGGAGCAATGGCATCGAGACCAGGCAGGGCTGTTCCTCGAGGACGGGCGCTACGAGCTGCGCATCCCCTACAGCAACGCGCTCGAGCTGACGATGGACGTGCTCAGGTACGGGCCGGATGTCGAGGTCGTCGAGCCGTCGATCCTGCGCGATCTGGTCCGGGATCGCCTCGCCGCGGCGCTGGCGCGGTACGGCTAA
- a CDS encoding DUF29 domain-containing protein has product MESTYDSDFYAWANTQAALLRSGRIDQADIEHIAEEIESMGKSELRELENRLARLFTHLLKWQFQPNRRSRSWTLTIKEQRRRLHRHLAQNPSLKAKLEQAVLDAYGDAILEAARETGLAEETFPPVCPFTIKQILSDEEAGNEPKAM; this is encoded by the coding sequence ATGGAGAGCACCTACGACTCGGACTTCTACGCCTGGGCCAACACCCAAGCCGCGCTGCTGCGCAGCGGACGGATCGACCAGGCCGACATCGAGCACATCGCCGAGGAGATCGAGAGCATGGGCAAGAGCGAGTTGCGGGAGCTTGAGAATCGACTCGCACGGCTGTTCACCCATCTGCTCAAGTGGCAATTCCAGCCCAATCGGCGCAGTCGAAGTTGGACACTGACGATCAAGGAGCAGCGCCGACGTCTTCATCGCCATCTCGCACAGAACCCGAGTCTGAAGGCGAAGCTGGAACAAGCGGTCCTTGACGCCTATGGCGATGCCATCCTCGAGGCGGCCCGTGAGACGGGCCTCGCCGAAGAGACCTTCCCGCCGGTCTGCCCCTTCACCATCAAGCAGATCCTGAGCGACGAGGAAGCGGGCAACGAGCCAAAAGCCATGTAG
- a CDS encoding dihydrofolate reductase, translated as MESTEQQAPTLCLVAAIADNGVIGRDNRLPWHLPADLGHFKQLTLDKTIVMGRRTWESLPGLLPRRRHIVLSGDPAFRPDGCLVVDSLDAAIEAAGPVPELFIVGGATLYAEALPRADGLYLTLVHAAVEGDARFPQWDPADWVEVSRVERPADARNAYALTFVELRRVPVLQSDPGRR; from the coding sequence ATGGAATCGACCGAACAACAAGCGCCAACCCTCTGCCTGGTCGCCGCGATCGCCGACAACGGCGTGATCGGTCGTGACAATCGGCTGCCGTGGCATCTGCCGGCCGACCTCGGGCACTTCAAGCAATTGACGCTCGACAAGACGATCGTCATGGGGCGACGGACCTGGGAGTCCCTGCCGGGTCTGCTGCCGCGTCGACGCCACATCGTGCTCTCGGGTGATCCGGCATTTCGTCCTGACGGCTGTCTCGTGGTGGATTCTCTGGATGCCGCGATCGAGGCGGCCGGCCCGGTCCCCGAGCTGTTCATCGTCGGCGGGGCGACACTCTATGCCGAGGCGCTGCCGCGTGCCGACGGACTCTATCTGACGTTGGTCCATGCCGCCGTCGAGGGCGATGCGCGCTTTCCGCAATGGGATCCGGCGGATTGGGTCGAGGTGAGCCGGGTCGAGCGTCCGGCCGACGCGCGCAATGCGTATGCGTTGACCTTCGTGGAGCTTCGCCGCGTGCCCGTGCTTCAGTCCGATCCGGGCCGCAGATAG
- a CDS encoding symmetrical bis(5'-nucleosyl)-tetraphosphatase — MPTYAVGDIQGCYRELRQLLDRLRFDPGVDRLWLVGDLVNRGPESLAVLRFVHDLGDCAVTVLGNHDLHLLALAEGNTRHAGKSTLHAVLEAPDRDALLHWLRHRPLLHHDPDLGFSMIHAGLPPQWSLSDARACAQELESTLRGPDYRAYLMAMYGNKPKRWSPDLTGMDRLRFITNCLTRLRFCASDGALALGEKGEIGSQSAGRLPWFRMPDRRTRDDRIIFGHWSTIGYLAEHNVWGLDSGCLWGGALTAIRIDGTGDDKRPITPFQIDCEGYLRPGSD; from the coding sequence ATGCCCACCTACGCCGTCGGCGACATCCAGGGCTGCTATCGGGAGCTGCGGCAACTGCTCGACAGGCTCCGGTTCGATCCGGGCGTCGACCGACTTTGGCTCGTCGGCGACTTGGTCAATCGCGGGCCCGAGTCGCTTGCCGTGCTTCGGTTCGTCCACGATCTGGGCGATTGCGCCGTCACGGTCCTCGGCAACCACGACCTGCATCTACTCGCCCTGGCCGAAGGCAATACCCGGCACGCGGGCAAGAGCACGCTCCACGCGGTGCTGGAGGCGCCCGACCGCGACGCGCTCCTGCACTGGCTGCGCCATCGCCCGCTGCTGCACCATGATCCGGATCTCGGTTTCTCGATGATCCATGCCGGTCTGCCGCCTCAATGGAGCCTCTCGGACGCGCGGGCATGCGCGCAGGAGCTCGAGTCGACCCTGCGCGGACCGGATTACCGCGCTTATCTGATGGCGATGTACGGCAACAAACCCAAGCGCTGGTCGCCCGACCTGACCGGCATGGACCGTCTGCGATTCATCACCAACTGCCTGACCCGACTGCGCTTCTGCGCGTCGGACGGCGCCCTTGCACTCGGCGAGAAAGGCGAGATCGGCAGCCAATCGGCCGGACGCCTGCCCTGGTTTCGGATGCCGGACCGGCGCACCCGCGACGACCGGATCATCTTCGGTCACTGGTCCACCATCGGCTATCTCGCCGAGCACAACGTCTGGGGACTCGATAGCGGCTGTCTCTGGGGTGGCGCGCTGACCGCAATCCGGATCGACGGCACCGGCGACGACAAGAGACCGATAACCCCCTTCCAAATCGACTGCGAGGGCTATCTGCGGCCCGGATCGGACTGA
- the apaG gene encoding Co2+/Mg2+ efflux protein ApaG yields the protein MKEFSIKISANSQYQPERSSPGEGRYVFAYTIVIENHGDQSARLLDRHWIITDADGKAQEVRGEGVVGEQPHLKPGERFEYTSGTIIATPIGSMHGSYGMIGDDGTRFDADIPAFSLASAMTIH from the coding sequence GTGAAAGAGTTTTCGATCAAGATTTCAGCCAACAGTCAGTACCAGCCGGAGCGGTCTTCTCCCGGAGAAGGACGTTATGTGTTCGCTTATACGATCGTGATCGAGAATCACGGCGACCAATCGGCGCGCCTGCTGGATCGGCATTGGATCATTACGGATGCGGACGGCAAGGCGCAGGAGGTTAGAGGAGAGGGCGTCGTCGGGGAGCAACCCCACCTGAAGCCCGGTGAGCGTTTCGAGTACACGAGCGGCACCATCATCGCCACCCCGATCGGCAGCATGCACGGCAGTTACGGCATGATCGGCGACGACGGCACCCGCTTCGATGCCGATATCCCGGCCTTCTCGTTGGCGTCCGCCATGACCATTCACTGA
- a CDS encoding Gfo/Idh/MocA family protein — protein MSDKLRVAVIGVGYLGRFHALIYSRMPDVELAGVVDVDPARAAAVAAEAGCAAFGRIEDVIERVDAVSIVVPTTAHLEAAAPFLSRGIAVLLEKPIAASLADGIEIVRLARAQHATLQIGHVERFNAGVMALAERIHAPVYIEAQRMGGFTERATDVDVVSDLMIHDIDIILSLVGARIANISAVGASVLTDHVDIASARLEFDQGTVANVVASRVSDKTTRRIRVFQPGSYLSLDFIAQTIDIAAPRAAAGSARPEIARERISVEPVKPLDLELAEFVRCIREGRPPLVDGQTGLNALEVALEVRARTGH, from the coding sequence ATGTCCGATAAACTCCGCGTCGCCGTCATCGGTGTCGGTTATCTGGGGCGTTTCCATGCCCTGATCTACTCGCGCATGCCGGATGTCGAGTTGGCGGGCGTGGTCGATGTCGACCCGGCCCGCGCCGCAGCAGTCGCTGCCGAGGCCGGATGTGCCGCGTTCGGGCGGATCGAGGATGTCATCGAGCGTGTCGATGCGGTCAGCATCGTGGTCCCGACGACCGCGCACCTGGAGGCGGCGGCTCCCTTCCTGTCCCGCGGGATCGCGGTTCTGCTCGAAAAGCCCATCGCGGCGAGTCTGGCCGACGGGATCGAGATCGTCCGGCTCGCGCGCGCGCAGCATGCCACCTTGCAGATCGGTCATGTCGAGCGGTTCAACGCCGGCGTCATGGCGCTCGCAGAGCGCATCCACGCGCCTGTCTACATCGAGGCCCAGCGGATGGGCGGATTCACGGAGCGCGCGACCGATGTCGACGTGGTCTCCGATCTCATGATCCACGACATCGACATCATCCTCTCCCTGGTCGGGGCACGGATCGCGAACATCTCCGCCGTGGGCGCCTCCGTGCTGACGGATCACGTGGATATCGCGAGTGCCCGATTGGAGTTCGACCAGGGGACCGTCGCCAACGTCGTCGCCAGTCGCGTCTCGGACAAGACCACCCGGCGGATTCGCGTCTTCCAACCCGGCAGCTACCTCTCGCTCGACTTCATCGCGCAGACCATCGATATCGCCGCGCCTCGCGCCGCCGCGGGTTCCGCACGCCCGGAGATCGCCCGCGAGCGGATCAGCGTCGAGCCGGTCAAGCCGCTGGATCTGGAGCTTGCCGAGTTCGTGCGCTGTATCCGGGAGGGACGCCCTCCGCTGGTGGACGGGCAGACCGGGTTGAACGCGCTCGAGGTTGCTTTGGAAGTTCGCGCACGCACGGGGCACTAG
- a CDS encoding tyrosine-type recombinase/integrase has protein sequence MSNDTQLPLSKADRQALTSASDPIGAELQRYDAHLRDVHGLAPGTRRGYLRIAGRLLHQHFDGDHVDIATLQPSDIRRFLTHELIARHTPSHAHSVTGGLRSYLRYRSTQGDAVEPLTAVIASPAHWTLAHLPKALSREEAARLLDACQAVQRWPKRGYAMARCALDLGLRAGEIAPFDDQRHRLAGRDGHAAGHQVATTGCVAFAGRNRRGTGRLSDA, from the coding sequence ATGAGCAACGATACACAGCTTCCGCTCTCGAAGGCAGATCGTCAGGCCCTCACTTCCGCTTCCGATCCCATCGGCGCAGAACTGCAGCGTTACGACGCGCATCTGCGTGACGTGCATGGCCTGGCACCCGGCACCCGAAGGGGCTACTTACGGATTGCGGGCCGGTTGCTGCATCAACATTTTGATGGTGATCACGTCGATATCGCCACGCTCCAGCCGTCCGACATCCGCCGGTTTCTCACCCACGAATTGATCGCGCGTCACACCCCCTCTCATGCTCACAGCGTGACCGGCGGGCTGCGCAGCTATCTGCGCTATCGCAGCACGCAGGGAGATGCGGTTGAGCCCTTGACCGCCGTCATCGCCTCCCCGGCGCACTGGACACTGGCGCACTTGCCGAAGGCGCTCTCGCGCGAGGAGGCCGCACGCCTGCTCGACGCCTGCCAAGCGGTCCAGCGCTGGCCGAAACGTGGGTATGCCATGGCACGCTGCGCGCTGGACCTGGGTCTGCGGGCGGGAGAGATCGCCCCTTTTGATGATCAGCGACATCGATTGGCAGGCCGGGACGGTCACGCTGCGGGCCACCAAGTCGCGACGACAGGATGTGTTGCCTTTGCCGGTCGAAACCGGAGAGGTACTGGCCGACTATCTGATGCATGA
- a CDS encoding tyrosine-type recombinase/integrase, producing the protein MRATKSRRQDVLPLPVETGEVLADYLMHERPGSAGAAVFVRALKPYDRPVTSTAVQKVITRALRRSGLPYSGSHVLRHTFAADLLERGSSLKEIADLLRHRSLRTTQIYAKLDTPQLIGVALPWPGSVS; encoded by the coding sequence CTGCGGGCCACCAAGTCGCGACGACAGGATGTGTTGCCTTTGCCGGTCGAAACCGGAGAGGTACTGGCCGACTATCTGATGCATGAGCGCCCCGGGAGTGCCGGCGCGGCGGTCTTTGTCCGTGCGCTCAAGCCGTACGATCGCCCCGTGACCTCGACTGCCGTCCAGAAGGTGATCACCCGCGCCTTGCGTCGCAGCGGGCTGCCGTATTCCGGCTCGCATGTGCTGCGGCACACCTTTGCGGCGGATCTCCTGGAGCGAGGCAGCTCTCTCAAGGAGATCGCCGATCTGCTGCGCCACCGCTCGCTGCGAACCACGCAGATCTACGCCAAGCTCGACACGCCGCAGCTGATCGGCGTTGCGCTGCCCTGGCCGGGGAGTGTGTCATGA
- a CDS encoding tyrosine-type recombinase/integrase, with amino-acid sequence MSTTIPLQQRVDDYLSERRRLGFELRPLHGLLTDFATFVAERHHDGPLSIELMVEWARKGKGGQGTRETWYRRLANLRPFLRYLRQFEPDTEIPEETLFGPAPGRVAPHIYREEEIVALLAATRTLGPPGCLRAATYETLFGLMAATGLRVSEAIHLREADVDLKRGLLTVRESKCGKSRQVPLHPSTVEALTRFRQRRRREIPTTPDPAFFTGARGSLPGQPLGERQVRRVFSQLREQLHWANRGAHAAPRLHDLRHTFAVRRLIAWQREGCDLDRKMLALSTYLGHANIGCTYWYLSAVPELMAVAGAKFERFAALEECRDA; translated from the coding sequence ATGAGCACGACCATCCCTCTTCAGCAGCGCGTCGACGACTATCTGTCCGAACGCCGTCGGCTCGGCTTCGAGCTGCGCCCGCTCCACGGGCTGCTCACCGATTTCGCCACCTTCGTCGCCGAGCGCCATCACGACGGACCGCTGAGCATCGAGCTGATGGTCGAGTGGGCCCGAAAAGGGAAAGGAGGTCAGGGAACACGGGAAACCTGGTATCGGCGCCTGGCCAATCTACGCCCCTTCCTGCGCTATCTGCGCCAGTTCGAGCCGGACACCGAAATCCCCGAGGAGACGCTTTTCGGCCCGGCGCCCGGCCGCGTAGCACCCCACATCTACCGTGAGGAGGAGATCGTCGCGCTTCTTGCCGCCACCCGCACGCTCGGTCCACCCGGGTGCTTGCGTGCCGCGACCTATGAAACCTTGTTTGGCTTGATGGCGGCAACCGGGCTGCGCGTGTCCGAAGCCATTCACCTGCGCGAGGCCGATGTCGACCTCAAGCGCGGCCTGCTGACCGTGCGCGAGAGCAAGTGTGGCAAGTCACGCCAAGTACCCTTGCATCCCAGCACCGTCGAGGCGCTGACCCGCTTCCGCCAACGGCGTCGGCGCGAGATCCCAACGACGCCCGATCCGGCGTTCTTCACCGGCGCGCGTGGGTCGCTCCCGGGGCAACCCCTCGGCGAACGCCAAGTCCGTCGTGTCTTCAGTCAGTTGCGCGAGCAGCTCCACTGGGCCAATCGCGGCGCCCATGCCGCGCCGCGTCTGCATGATCTGAGGCATACCTTTGCCGTCAGACGCTTGATCGCGTGGCAGCGCGAAGGCTGCGATCTTGACCGGAAGATGCTGGCCCTCTCGACCTATCTGGGCCATGCCAACATTGGCTGTACCTACTGGTATCTCTCTGCGGTTCCGGAGCTGATGGCCGTGGCCGGTGCGAAATTCGAGCGCTTCGCCGCGCTCGAGGAGTGCCGGGATGCCTAA